The genomic window TTTTTTACTAATAAAAATACAAAGCTTATAAAAAATATATTTTAAAATAAAATTAGTTGGTGAATAAAAAATTTTAGAAAGTGGGGCGATCTTATGTTAAAAAACTTATTCAATAAAAAAATAAAAATACAGAAAGAAACAATTTTTTCTCCTCTTGATGGAGAAGTTTTGCCGTTGGAAAATGTACCAGATCCTGTTTTTTCTCAAAAAATGATGGGGGAAGGAGTTGCAATTATTCCTAAAAGTGGGAAAGTAGTTTCTCCTGTAAATGGAAAAATAATTTCTATTTTTCCAACTAAACATGCAATTGGGATTCGTTCAGAAAAAGGATTAGAATTGTTAATTCATATCGGATTGGAAACTGTAGATTTGAATGGAGAACCTTTTGAACTTTTGGCAAAAGAACATAAAATAGTAAAAATAGGAGAACCTTTACTAAATGTAGATCTTCAATTATTGGAAAATTGCAACAAAGAAATTATTACCCCTTTGATTATTACAAATAAAGAAATTATAAAAGAGATAGAGTATCCTAATTATGGAGAAATTCATTTTGGAGAAGTGATTCTTACTTGTAAAATTTGAAATTCTAAGCCTCAAAAAGTCTAAAAAGATTTTTTGAGGCAATTTTTATTTGTACGAAAAAATAAAGGGAGTGTCCTAGATGTCTCGACAAAGTATTATAAAAGAATTGACATACTTATA from Garciella nitratireducens DSM 15102 includes these protein-coding regions:
- a CDS encoding PTS sugar transporter subunit IIA; translated protein: MLKNLFNKKIKIQKETIFSPLDGEVLPLENVPDPVFSQKMMGEGVAIIPKSGKVVSPVNGKIISIFPTKHAIGIRSEKGLELLIHIGLETVDLNGEPFELLAKEHKIVKIGEPLLNVDLQLLENCNKEIITPLIITNKEIIKEIEYPNYGEIHFGEVILTCKI